From Coffea arabica cultivar ET-39 chromosome 2e, Coffea Arabica ET-39 HiFi, whole genome shotgun sequence, the proteins below share one genomic window:
- the LOC113732014 gene encoding mavicyanin, with amino-acid sequence MALRVAALFLLLSTPAVYAVQHVVGGPGGSWSTAGGYSTWAAGETFNVGDTLLFNYDTSHGVIEVSKDDYDNCNTGNALQSYTGGKSSVTLSKPGSMYFICPILGHCGQGMQLAVNVQGSSSPPSSSTPTTPSTPSGSTAPSTSPTTSSPSAKSSPSGSNGAVSGLDSLNHLMLGLSLVLGALFVRV; translated from the exons ATGGCCTTAAGGGTTGCAGCCCTTTTCCTCCTGCTTTCAACCCCCGCAGTTTATGCTGTCCAACATGTTGTGGGAGGCCCCGGCGGGAGCTGGAGTACTGCCGGAGGTTACAGCACTTGGGCTGCTGGAGAAACCTTTAATGTTGGTGATACACTCC TTTTCAACTATGATACCTCTCATGGCGTTATCGAAGTAAGCAAGGATGATTATGACAACTGCAATACTGGAAATGCCCTTCAATCTTATACTGGAGGCAAAAGCAGCGTTACTTTATCCAAACCTGGTTCAATGTACTTTATTTGTCCAATACTGGGGCACTGCGGACAGGGTATGCAATTGGCTGTCAATGTCCAGGGTAGCAGCAGTCCTCCTTCTAGCTCCACCCCCACCACCCCCTCAACTCCTTCTGGTTCAACTGCACCAAGTACTTCACCAACAACATCTTCACCAAGTGCTAAAAGCTCACCATCTGGGTCCAATGGAGCTGTCAGTGGTCTTGACAGCTTAAATCATTTGATGCTCGGACTTTCGCTTGTCTTGGGAGCCCTGTTCGTTCGCGTTTAA
- the LOC113732013 gene encoding uncharacterized protein, producing the protein MQSPCINACKTITGFTHQHHAFYPSSSPSSTSFSSARKFNSYPSMSCNFDGNDRKLNDRGRLILVKQAAAGGKENVWSVDNEMAEAEKEKGKMKRRKKKRGGVADGRKRNVGNRNSRFMVSGAMLVEVETVLQTQEPVIRPAWHTFASSLSGIWKGVGAVFSPFTAEMEPIDIGNKNENLFDCYTLSRVEAVPSASGEQTTQIKRRINWVTLNPYGEIPQLNEGEYMRHARSDNGQASLSRKETSNRFSTHNLPKFEAFNFGRSDIMEEDVMGIEPGLVIFEDGSYSRGPVDIRVGEFDESKYFLSPTYKFEQCLVKGSHKRLRIVHTIEFGNGGSDIQIMRVAVYEEQWDSPASIPDESELEVDLQPFSQRERVQPSELIGSWKVFEVSATPIYGEDIMLEECHGAPYVYLCTETLKKRSLPEHSVYFGEEEMLDMQDVTILWLPGGVTGYVDVNKDGILCVGVGWYSDEGINLVMERDYGTDGKLKEVRWKSEMKRRWSNPPPM; encoded by the exons ATGCAATCTCCTTGTATAAATGCCTGCAAAACCATCACTGGCTTCACACATCAACACCACGCTTTCTACCCTTCTTCCTCTCCTTCTTCAACATCATTTTCATCAGCTCGTAAATTCAATTCTTACCCCTCAATGTCGTGCAATTTTGATGGCAATGATCGGAAATTGAATGATAGGGGAAGATTGATATTAGTGAAGCAGGCGGCGGCGGGGGGGAAGGAGAATGTATGGAGTGTGGATAACGAAATGGCAGAAgcagagaaagaaaagggaaaaatgaagcgcaggaagaagaaaagaggaggGGTTGCTGATGGTAGGAAAAGAAATGTGGGTAACAGAAATAGTAGGTTTATGGTTTCTGGTGCTATGTTAGTGGAGGTTGAAACTGTTTTACAAACTCAG GAACCTGTGATTCGCCCAGCATGGCATACATTTGCAAGTAGTCTCAGTGGGATATGGAAGGGAGTGGGAGCTGTTTTTTCTCCCTTCACTGCAGAGATGGAGCCAATTGACATTGGGAACAAGAATGAGAACCTATTTGACTGTTATACTTTGTCTCGTGTGGAAGCAGTCCCATCTGCTTCTGGGGAACAGACTACTCAAATCAAAAGGCGAATAAATTGGGTCACACTGAATCCTTATGGTGAAATTCCACAGTTAAATGAAGGTGAATATATGCGTCATGCGAGGTCTGACAATGGGCAGGCTTCTTTGTCCAGGAAAGAGACATCCAATAGATTTTCAACTCacaatttgccaaaatttgaGGCTTTCAATTTTGGAAGGAGTGACATTATGGAAGAAGATGTCATGGGAATAGAACCTGGTCTTGTTATCTTTGAG GATGGATCATATTCAAGAGGCCCGGTTGACATCCGGGTTGGCGAATTTGATGAGTCCAAATATTTCCTTTCTCCAACTTACAAATTTGAACAA TGTTTGGTTAAAGGTTCCCATAAAAGATTGCGGATTGTTCATACAATAGAATTTGGTAATGGGGGTTCAGACATCCAAATAATGAGGGTTGCTGTTTATGAAGAACAGTGGGATAGTCCTGCTAGTATCCCTGATGAAAG TGAGCTGGAGGTAGACTTGCAGCCATTTTCTCAGAGGGAAAGAGTTCAACCATCAGAATTAATTGGCTCATGGAAAGTGTTTGAGGTGAGCGCCACACCTATCTATGGTGAAGACATCATGTTAGAGGAATGCCATGGTGCACCTTACGTGTACCTCTGCACAGAAACCCTAAAGAAGAGAAGCCTGCCTGAACATTCAGTTTACTTTGGGGAGGAAGAGATGCTAGACATGCAGGATGTTACCATCCTCTGGCTGCCAGGAGGCGTCACAGGCTATGTTGATGTGAATAAGGATGGCATCCTTTGTGTTGGAGTTGGGTGGTATTCTGACGAGGGGATAAATCTTGTGATGGAAAGGGATTACGGAACAGATGGGAAACTCAAGGAGGTCAGGTGGAAATCTGAAATGAAGAGACGGTGGTCTAATCCACCCCCCATGTAA